The Haemorhous mexicanus isolate bHaeMex1 chromosome 6, bHaeMex1.pri, whole genome shotgun sequence genome includes the window TGTCACCGCAGTGTCCCCTGCTGCACCCCTTTGTCCCGTTCCCAATGCCCCCAGAGCAATCCCGGGTACCTCCCTGGTGCTACCAGAGCCCCGGAGTCCCCGCTGCTCCCCCTGGTACATCCCCTGTCTCCCACCTCCGGTTTTCCAGAGCATCCCCAACATATCCTACGGTGCACTCCTGGCTCCATCCCCCCGTTCTCCCCAGCTCTCAGTCCATCCCCCGCGTCGCCGCCCAATTCCCCACAGCATCTCCCGGTGtatccccggtgtcccctccgCGCTCCCACAGCATCTCCCGGTCCGTCCCCGGTGTCGCCCCCCTCGTTTCCCCTCCCGGTGccccctcccgccgccgccgctcccgccccgccccgccccggtgCATCCCCCGGTgccagcccggcccggcgcggcggcggcgcagcTCGCGGCCCCGGAGCGGCCCCGttgtggcggcggcggcggcggcccgggCCCGCCATGGCCAAGCAGTACGACGTGCTGTTCCGGTTGCTGCTGCTCGGGGACTCGGGCGTGGGCAAGACCTGCCTGCTCTGCCGGTTCACCGACAACCAGTTCCACCCCGCCCACATCTCCACCATCGGTACCGGCAGCGCacggcggccgcggcggcgggagcAGGGAAACGGGGAACCGGGAGCATCGGGGAAGCGGGAGCAGTGGGGAGGCGCAGCACCGGGGAAACGGGAGCATCGGGGAACCGGGCAACCGGGAAGACTGGGAGCCGCAGCACCGTGGAAACGGGAAGCCAGAGAACCGGGAACAGCGGGGAAACGGGGAGCCGCGGCACCGGGGAAGCGTGAAACCGGGAGCATCAAGAAATCGGGAGCAATGGGGAGGCGCAGCACCGGGTAAccgggagcactgggagctgcattACCGGGGAAAAGGGAAACCGGGGAACTGGGGAGCCGTGGGCACCAGGAAACCGTGAGTACTGGGAAGCCACAGCACCGGGGAAACGGGAAAATGGGCAACCGGGGTGCGGGAAAACCGTGGGAATTGGAGAAACGGAAGACGCAGCAACCGAGAAACGGGAACCCAGGGAACAGGAAAACCGTGGGCATCGGGGAACCGGGACTGCCGAGGAACTGGGAAGCCACAGGATGGGGGAAACGGGGAACCAGGGCACCAGGGAGATGTGGGAACCGGGTCACCGGGGAGTGGTGGGCACGGGAAAACCGGGGGCACCGGGAAAGGGTTAACTGTGGGCACTGGAGAGCTGCAACACTAGGAACATAGGGAAACAGGTAACCAGAGAGCGGGAAAACCGGGCACCGGGGAGAGGGAAAACTGTGGGCACCGGGGAACCAGGAGCATCGGGAGTCGCAGCACCGGGGAACCGGGAAGTAATGGCCATCGGGAAACAGTAAAACTGGACATCCACAAGCCGGGACCACCGGGaaactgcagcacagggaaacTGGGAAGCCGGGGCTCTGGAGTGCTCCAGGGAACCGGGAGCATCAGGGAGCCAGGAAATCCTGGATATGGGAGAACCGGGAGGACCAGGCACCTCTGGCACAGGGGAACAGGGAGCAGCATACAGCCGGGAACTGAGAGCATTGGCCACAGCACTGAGAAGCTGTAccactggggagctgggaaaactggacagctgcagcaccagggaacTGGGAGCACCAGGATCAGCCACCTGGCACCAGGGCCTCCTGCAAGGCCAGGCACTGGGTGTGGGGACAAGCACCAGGCCATGGTGGGGTGTGGGATGGGTCAGGAGGTGTGAGGGGACCAGAGGGCCCCTAGTGACAGCATCTCCTGCAAAGGGAAACACCAGGACACCATACCCTGTTCCAATTCCAGGTGTCGACTTCAAGATGAAGACCATCGAGGTGGATGGGATCAAGGTGCGGATACAGATCTGGTGAGTGGCAGTCCTGGATCCCGGGGgcaagagggaagaaaagggggGTCTGAGTCCTGCTCCCCCCACCCAAGGtaagggctgagccctgccaaACTCATGCCATGGGTGGTGGCACTGACCTGCTgttgctgggcagggacacagccgGCCAGGAGCGGTACCAGACCATCACCAAGCAATACTACCGGCGGGCTCAGGTATGGGGGCTCCCTGTCCTGGTACACAggagaggggaaactgaggcacagttTTGGGGTATCAACAGCCACCTCCCACCCCCTGCAGGGCATTTTCCTGGTGTACGACATCAGCAGCGAGCGCTCCTATCAGCACATCGTGAAGTGGGCCAGCGATGTGGATGAGGTGGGGGTTCATGAGGGGAGGCCTGGAGGTTCCCCAGACACGTGGGTGGGTCCTTACACTGTTCCCCTGGCCAGTACGCACCCGAAGGCGTCCAGAAAATCCTCATCGGGAACAAGGCGGACGAGGAGCACAAGAGGCAAGTGCCCAAAGAGCAAGGGCTGCAGGTGAGCGGGGGCTGCTGTGTGCCCCCCCCCAGGAGGCAGGACccctcctgcacccccagcatggccagcctctccctgagccccctctgCACTTGGGACCCCGAaagccctcctgcagccctaCCTCTGTCTGGGACCCCCAagcctcccagtccctcccagcatGACCAGGGACTCCCATCCTCTTGCAGTCTGTAcccaggcaccccaaaaacagctCCCCCAGTGTCTGGGGACCCTCTTCCCCTCCATCTCTGCAGTGGTTATGCACCCCCAAGGCTCCCTCTTCCCCACTTGCAAAATGTTCAGAGACCCCCTAacctctccctgtgcctccagccctgtctCCTGTACCCCTGAAGAACACAGTGACCTCCTTGGTGTCCCCCTTGGGACCTCTTGACCCCCAAAGCACCCAGTGCACCTCCCTACAATTCCAGCATGG containing:
- the RAB15 gene encoding ras-related protein Rab-15 isoform X2 gives rise to the protein MKTIEVDGIKVRIQIWDTAGQERYQTITKQYYRRAQGIFLVYDISSERSYQHIVKWASDVDEYAPEGVQKILIGNKADEEHKRQVPKEQGLQLAREYGMDFYETSACSNLNIKESFTRLTELVLQAHRKELDELRGLPRAPTLARLEEDEQQPLGSEDTPKTCWC
- the RAB15 gene encoding ras-related protein Rab-15 isoform X1 — translated: MAKQYDVLFRLLLLGDSGVGKTCLLCRFTDNQFHPAHISTIGVDFKMKTIEVDGIKVRIQIWDTAGQERYQTITKQYYRRAQGIFLVYDISSERSYQHIVKWASDVDEYAPEGVQKILIGNKADEEHKRQVPKEQGLQLAREYGMDFYETSACSNLNIKESFTRLTELVLQAHRKELDELRGLPRAPTLARLEEDEQQPLGSEDTPKTCWC